In a genomic window of Polycladomyces abyssicola:
- a CDS encoding amino acid ABC transporter permease — protein sequence MFDVTVLADYKQEFIDGFLVTLSASVLALGLSLAIGTFIAVLRLSGVRPLEIVGTAYVEFFRNTPIVIQVFLFAIGLPTLGIRFSEFTSGVLGLSIYTGAFIAEALRAGIQSVPKGQMEAARSSGMSYVQAMRYVILPQAFKLVIPPLGNQFVNLVKNSSVLAIIAGGDLLYTADRVSSDTFEVALVYGFVALLYLVITLPLSLGVNWLERRLSKNY from the coding sequence ATGTTCGACGTAACAGTTTTGGCCGATTACAAGCAGGAGTTTATCGATGGGTTTCTTGTCACGCTTTCGGCAAGCGTACTGGCATTGGGACTCAGTTTGGCCATCGGTACGTTCATCGCGGTGTTGCGGTTGTCCGGAGTGCGGCCATTGGAAATCGTGGGAACGGCTTATGTGGAGTTTTTTCGCAACACGCCCATTGTGATACAGGTGTTTCTGTTTGCAATCGGACTTCCCACGTTGGGCATTCGGTTTTCTGAGTTCACCAGTGGCGTGCTGGGACTGTCCATCTACACCGGGGCATTCATCGCCGAAGCGCTACGTGCCGGGATCCAGTCCGTGCCGAAAGGGCAGATGGAAGCGGCACGTTCATCCGGAATGAGTTATGTGCAGGCCATGCGATACGTGATTTTGCCGCAAGCGTTTAAGCTGGTCATCCCACCGCTCGGCAACCAGTTCGTCAACCTGGTGAAAAACTCATCGGTTCTGGCTATCATCGCTGGTGGGGATTTGCTGTATACCGCCGATCGGGTATCGTCGGATACGTTTGAGGTGGCACTCGTATACGGTTTTGTCGCTTTGCTGTATCTGGTTATCACTCTGCCGCTCAGTTTGGGTGTCAATTGGTTGGAACGTCGGCTGAGTAAGAACTACTGA
- a CDS encoding glutamate ABC transporter substrate-binding protein: MRFWKRWLVLCLSVVLAFSLTACGDGSSADDSSLAAIKKRGKLVVGVKYDTNLFGYKDPADGQVKGFEIDLMREFAKRLLGDEKKVEFKEVTSKTRIKMLQSGDVDVIAATMTITDKRKKQVDFSRVYFMAGQSLLVPTNSPITGLKSLNGKVVATAKGATSGRNLEKLAPGVKIKEYENYADAFTALKSGQADAVTTDDSILMGMQQQDPTHFKLVGGQFTQEPYGMAVKKGNKDLLKALNDFLNDIMKDGTYQKLYQKWFKKDPPANIPADAVQKAP, translated from the coding sequence ATGCGTTTTTGGAAGCGTTGGTTGGTGCTGTGTCTGTCCGTGGTGTTAGCGTTTTCCCTGACGGCGTGCGGTGATGGAAGCTCGGCCGACGATTCGTCACTGGCAGCGATTAAAAAGCGGGGGAAATTGGTCGTCGGTGTCAAGTATGATACCAACCTGTTCGGCTACAAAGATCCCGCTGACGGTCAAGTCAAAGGTTTTGAAATCGATTTGATGCGCGAGTTTGCCAAGAGACTGCTGGGAGATGAAAAGAAAGTGGAGTTCAAGGAGGTCACCTCCAAAACGCGGATCAAGATGCTGCAAAGCGGCGATGTCGACGTGATCGCGGCGACGATGACCATTACCGACAAGCGGAAGAAACAGGTGGATTTTTCCCGCGTCTATTTCATGGCCGGACAATCCTTGCTGGTGCCGACCAACAGTCCGATCACGGGGCTGAAATCTTTGAACGGAAAAGTGGTGGCCACGGCCAAAGGAGCCACGAGCGGCCGGAACTTGGAAAAATTGGCTCCCGGTGTGAAGATCAAGGAGTATGAAAACTATGCCGATGCATTCACGGCGCTCAAGAGCGGTCAAGCGGATGCCGTGACGACCGATGACAGTATCTTGATGGGCATGCAACAACAGGACCCCACCCACTTCAAACTCGTCGGCGGGCAGTTTACGCAAGAGCCGTACGGGATGGCGGTGAAAAAGGGGAACAAGGATCTCCTGAAAGCGTTGAACGATTTCTTGAATGACATCATGAAGGACGGCACCTATCAGAAGCTCTATCAGAAGTGGTTCAAAAAAGACCCGCCAGCCAACATTCCGGCAGACGCAGTACAAAAAGCTCCGTGA
- a CDS encoding amino acid ABC transporter ATP-binding protein: protein MIQFRQVNKWFGDFHVLKDINLTIQAGEVVVILGPSGSGKSTLLRCINQLETVSEGEVIVDGVKMNDPKTNLNKARQEIGMVFQHFHLYPHKTVLENIMLAPMKVKKVPEEEARKIAEFYLQKVGIPEKANAYPSQLSGGQQQRVAIARGLAMKPKIMLFDEPTSALDPEMIGEVLDVMRTLAKEGMTMVVVTHEMGFAREVADRVIFMDEGRILEESEPETFFNNPKEERTRQFLSRILKH, encoded by the coding sequence ATCATTCAGTTCCGCCAGGTCAACAAATGGTTCGGAGATTTTCATGTCCTAAAAGATATCAACTTGACGATCCAAGCGGGCGAAGTGGTCGTGATTCTTGGACCCAGCGGATCGGGCAAAAGCACCTTGCTCCGCTGTATCAATCAGTTGGAAACGGTTTCTGAGGGCGAAGTGATTGTGGACGGGGTAAAAATGAACGACCCCAAAACCAACCTGAACAAAGCGCGACAAGAGATCGGCATGGTTTTCCAGCACTTTCATCTGTATCCCCACAAAACGGTGTTGGAAAACATCATGCTCGCCCCGATGAAAGTAAAAAAAGTGCCGGAAGAGGAAGCGCGAAAAATTGCAGAATTTTACCTGCAAAAAGTGGGAATCCCAGAGAAGGCCAACGCCTATCCCTCCCAATTGTCGGGCGGTCAGCAGCAACGCGTCGCGATCGCCAGAGGATTGGCGATGAAACCGAAAATCATGTTGTTTGACGAGCCAACTTCCGCACTCGATCCCGAAATGATCGGCGAAGTGTTGGATGTGATGCGAACGCTGGCCAAAGAAGGCATGACCATGGTGGTTGTGACCCACGAGATGGGGTTCGCACGGGAAGTGGCGGATCGGGTGATCTTTATGGATGAAGGACGGATTTTGGAAGAATCCGAGCCGGAGACGTTTTTCAACAATCCAAAAGAAGAACGGACCCGGCAGTTTTTAAGCAGAATTCTGAAACATTAA
- a CDS encoding cation:proton antiporter, with product MESKVMEIAQTEMFMFSMVFLLGLIATRLAEWIRIPDVALFLILGMLVGPAGLNWIVQPGNSVAYQFIILIGSTLILFEGGRAIQFTVLKRVWITVTLLSVPGVLITAAIVTATAVVILKLPVLYAALLAAVIASTDPATLIPVFRQVAVEPRVRQTVESESAFNDATGSILTFTILGLILGETRFSAIDTIWSFVREAGGGLIVGILVGWLGLLVTSEHRMGVFRRYGTVVSLLVAIGSYLAAGSIHASGFMATFAAGVVFGNPDQFRLRIPENTVSEIVLFGDTVTLLLRKLIFVLLGTQVNFDVLSQYWWQGILVVLVLMFVARPFTVLACALPDRIARWRWREVLFFFWVRETGVIPAALSGMIVGAGVAHADVIAAVTFIAILLTIVLQASTTGVVARWLGVDVAKE from the coding sequence ATGGAATCCAAAGTAATGGAAATCGCACAAACCGAAATGTTTATGTTTTCCATGGTCTTTCTGCTCGGGCTGATCGCCACCCGACTGGCGGAATGGATCCGCATCCCCGACGTTGCATTATTCTTGATACTTGGCATGCTCGTCGGTCCGGCCGGTTTGAACTGGATCGTACAGCCCGGCAACTCTGTGGCTTATCAGTTCATCATTTTGATCGGGTCCACGTTGATCCTGTTTGAAGGAGGACGAGCGATTCAATTTACCGTATTAAAGCGCGTATGGATCACGGTGACCCTGTTATCCGTTCCTGGCGTGCTCATCACTGCCGCCATCGTGACAGCAACGGCGGTCGTCATATTGAAATTGCCGGTTTTGTATGCCGCCTTGTTGGCAGCGGTGATCGCGTCGACCGATCCGGCGACATTGATCCCCGTCTTCCGCCAAGTGGCGGTGGAACCCCGGGTACGTCAAACCGTCGAATCAGAATCCGCTTTCAACGATGCCACCGGCTCGATTCTCACCTTCACTATTCTAGGACTGATCCTCGGCGAAACCCGTTTTTCCGCCATTGATACCATCTGGAGTTTCGTTCGCGAGGCCGGTGGCGGATTGATCGTCGGCATCCTGGTTGGCTGGCTGGGTTTGTTGGTCACATCCGAGCATCGAATGGGCGTATTTCGCCGGTATGGTACAGTCGTCAGCCTGCTGGTGGCGATCGGTTCCTACCTGGCGGCAGGCTCGATACACGCCAGTGGTTTCATGGCCACTTTTGCCGCGGGCGTTGTTTTCGGCAACCCGGATCAGTTCCGGTTGCGCATCCCGGAGAACACCGTTTCGGAAATCGTCTTATTCGGAGACACTGTCACATTGCTGTTACGCAAACTGATCTTCGTTCTGCTCGGGACACAAGTCAATTTCGACGTATTGTCCCAATACTGGTGGCAAGGCATACTGGTCGTTCTTGTGTTGATGTTTGTCGCACGTCCATTTACCGTGCTGGCATGCGCCCTGCCCGACCGGATCGCTCGCTGGCGATGGCGGGAGGTATTGTTTTTCTTTTGGGTGAGGGAAACCGGCGTAATCCCCGCCGCCTTGTCCGGTATGATCGTCGGTGCCGGTGTCGCGCATGCCGATGTGATCGCGGCAGTCACGTTTATCGCCATCCTGTTGACCATCGTGCTCCAGGCGAGCACCACCGGCGTGGTCGCCCGTTGGCTCGGTGTGGATGTAGCCAAAGAATGA
- a CDS encoding DUF5819 family protein has protein sequence MNWKTAVLGTWIIGLACLLGFHFGMTALYLAPPNPVKQAWFEPMMKYMDPLFMQNWKLFAPNPVSQHQNIFVKAKWKDPETGQIKETPWRDVSQPLITHIQRDRFSNDGRLYRFQYTAITWFTDKDRNRKAKGEQMLERVAANAIRDFPHRPHVLQVKVRIVTNVFPRFYERYKPDRKGTFYYRETNWMNVRPIDSGTTGGSFR, from the coding sequence GTGAATTGGAAAACCGCCGTATTGGGCACTTGGATCATTGGCCTGGCGTGCTTGTTGGGCTTTCACTTCGGCATGACCGCTTTGTACCTGGCACCACCCAACCCGGTCAAGCAAGCATGGTTTGAGCCTATGATGAAATATATGGACCCTTTGTTCATGCAGAACTGGAAATTATTTGCTCCCAATCCCGTTTCCCAACACCAGAATATCTTCGTCAAGGCCAAGTGGAAGGATCCGGAGACGGGCCAAATCAAGGAAACCCCTTGGCGTGATGTTTCCCAGCCCCTGATCACCCACATACAACGGGACCGCTTTTCCAACGACGGACGTTTGTACCGGTTTCAATACACCGCCATCACCTGGTTCACCGACAAAGACCGGAACCGCAAGGCCAAGGGTGAACAGATGCTGGAGCGGGTGGCCGCCAACGCAATCCGCGACTTTCCGCACCGGCCCCACGTACTGCAAGTGAAAGTGCGCATCGTCACCAACGTATTTCCGCGGTTTTACGAACGGTACAAGCCTGATCGCAAGGGTACGTTTTACTACCGCGAAACAAATTGGATGAACGTTCGTCCCATCGATTCGGGAACGACGGGAGGGAGCTTCCGATGA
- a CDS encoding DCC1-like thiol-disulfide oxidoreductase family protein → MTTRIFRFLTKEHMLIGASLVRIAVAAAILFYLLSNYTDRHLLWGTHGIWPYDDFLRYLRERHTFSLYQLSADRIYFEWVYHATILVALAYLIGYRTRVTGVLLAVLYWSLFIRNPFITNGGDNVLRLDLFYLMFANTGAWFSWDARRRRRQPDQTAASLPRQMLAVLHNAAVLAIMIQVSMVYFTSGMYKVMGSMWQHGTAIYYATRVNEFYWPGYSEWIWKYDIVVVLLSYATVFFQVGFPFLLLNRYTKYAAVCFAVFMHIGIALFMGLIEFSWVMIGSEMILLTDRDYRRIGLAITWVGDQMRIGWEKLTQWIGERNWAQRHRVIVFYDGWCPFCRQSVETARKLDWFSLLTFVSFREPGVIERYGLSAEKVEKRLHSTVDGRHFRDGIDGIIQMSSRLPLLWPLVPLMWIARRIGMGQKVYDFIASRRTVIPAGGCDDACPVNPAEKETASTSEEENPGKA, encoded by the coding sequence ATGACCACCCGGATCTTCCGCTTTCTCACCAAGGAACATATGTTGATCGGAGCCAGTCTGGTACGGATCGCCGTCGCTGCGGCCATTCTTTTTTACTTACTCTCCAACTATACCGATCGCCATTTGTTGTGGGGCACTCACGGCATTTGGCCATACGACGACTTTTTGCGGTATCTTCGGGAGCGTCACACCTTTTCGCTCTACCAACTCAGTGCGGATCGCATCTATTTCGAATGGGTGTACCACGCGACCATTTTGGTCGCATTGGCCTACCTGATCGGTTACCGGACACGGGTCACCGGCGTGCTGCTCGCGGTGCTGTATTGGTCCCTGTTCATCCGCAACCCTTTTATCACCAACGGTGGGGACAACGTTCTCCGATTGGACCTGTTTTACCTCATGTTCGCCAACACCGGTGCCTGGTTCTCGTGGGATGCCCGCCGTCGTCGGAGGCAGCCGGATCAAACGGCCGCCTCGCTCCCTCGCCAGATGCTGGCGGTTCTTCACAACGCAGCAGTACTGGCCATCATGATTCAAGTGTCAATGGTTTATTTTACTTCGGGTATGTATAAAGTGATGGGCAGCATGTGGCAACACGGGACAGCCATCTACTATGCCACGCGGGTCAACGAGTTTTACTGGCCCGGTTACAGTGAGTGGATCTGGAAATATGATATCGTGGTGGTCTTGTTAAGCTATGCCACCGTGTTTTTTCAGGTCGGATTTCCGTTTTTGCTGCTCAATCGTTACACCAAATACGCGGCTGTCTGTTTCGCCGTCTTCATGCATATCGGGATCGCTCTGTTCATGGGGTTGATCGAATTTTCGTGGGTGATGATCGGAAGTGAAATGATATTGCTGACCGACCGCGACTACCGGCGGATCGGCTTAGCCATCACATGGGTGGGAGATCAAATGAGGATAGGATGGGAGAAATTGACCCAGTGGATTGGAGAGAGGAACTGGGCGCAACGTCACCGTGTCATCGTGTTTTATGACGGATGGTGCCCGTTTTGCAGGCAAAGTGTGGAGACGGCTCGCAAACTGGACTGGTTCTCCCTGCTGACGTTTGTCTCTTTCCGTGAGCCGGGCGTCATCGAACGATACGGATTGTCGGCGGAAAAAGTGGAGAAACGCTTGCACAGTACCGTGGACGGCCGACATTTTCGTGACGGGATTGACGGCATCATCCAGATGTCCTCCCGCCTGCCGCTTCTGTGGCCCTTGGTTCCACTGATGTGGATCGCACGCCGGATCGGGATGGGCCAAAAAGTGTACGATTTCATTGCCAGCCGCCGGACGGTGATTCCTGCGGGTGGTTGCGATGATGCATGTCCTGTCAACCCGGCAGAAAAAGAGACTGCATCCACCAGCGAAGAAGAAAACCCCGGCAAGGCATAA
- the pruA gene encoding L-glutamate gamma-semialdehyde dehydrogenase: protein MVVEFRNEPFTDFSKEENRRAFEEALAKVESELGREYDLIIGGERIKTEEKYHSINPSNLDQVVGYTSKGTEEHAEKAIQVAAKTFETWKKVSPEARARILFKAASILRRKKHEFSAWMVFEAGKSWPEADADTAEAIDFMEFYGREMIRLSERQPLTRIPGEDNELTYIPLGVGIIIPPWNFPLAIMVGMTTSAIVAGNTVVLKPAGPTTVIAAKFMEILEEAGLPAGVVNFVPGSGPVVGEYLVKHPLARFISFTGSRDVGLRINELAAKRAKGQKWIKRVIAEMGGKDSIIVDKEADLDLAAQAIVTSAFGFSGQKCSACSRAIVHQDVYDEVLAKVTERVKNLKVAEAREFGIDMGPVIDENAYKKILEYIEIGKQEGRLVIGGGKAEGNGYFIQPTIFADVDPNARIAQEEIFGPVVAFIKAKDFDHALEIANNTEYGLTGAVISRNRANLEKAREEFHVGNLYFNRKCTGALVGVHPFGGFNMSGTDSKAGGRDYLLLFTQAKVVSELF, encoded by the coding sequence TTGGTAGTCGAATTTCGAAATGAACCCTTCACCGATTTCTCCAAAGAAGAAAACCGACGCGCGTTTGAAGAAGCACTGGCCAAAGTGGAATCCGAACTGGGTCGCGAATATGACTTGATCATCGGCGGAGAGCGGATCAAAACCGAAGAGAAGTACCACTCCATCAACCCGTCCAACTTGGATCAGGTAGTCGGTTATACGTCCAAAGGCACGGAAGAGCACGCGGAAAAAGCCATCCAAGTGGCCGCGAAAACCTTCGAAACCTGGAAAAAAGTTTCTCCTGAAGCACGTGCCCGGATTTTGTTCAAAGCGGCGTCCATTCTGCGCCGGAAAAAACATGAGTTCTCCGCTTGGATGGTGTTCGAAGCTGGCAAATCCTGGCCGGAAGCCGATGCCGACACCGCCGAAGCGATTGACTTTATGGAGTTCTACGGTCGTGAAATGATTCGTCTGAGCGAACGGCAACCGTTGACCCGCATTCCGGGAGAAGACAACGAGCTCACCTACATTCCGCTGGGTGTGGGGATCATCATCCCGCCGTGGAACTTCCCGTTGGCCATCATGGTTGGCATGACCACTTCCGCGATCGTCGCGGGTAACACCGTGGTGCTGAAACCGGCCGGGCCGACGACGGTGATCGCCGCCAAGTTCATGGAAATCCTGGAGGAAGCCGGTCTGCCGGCGGGCGTTGTCAACTTCGTGCCCGGTTCCGGACCGGTCGTGGGTGAGTACTTGGTGAAACATCCGTTGGCACGGTTCATCTCCTTCACGGGTTCCCGTGACGTGGGGCTGCGCATCAACGAGCTGGCTGCCAAACGGGCCAAAGGGCAAAAATGGATCAAACGCGTCATCGCGGAGATGGGCGGAAAAGATTCCATCATTGTGGACAAAGAGGCTGACCTGGATCTGGCTGCTCAAGCGATTGTCACTTCGGCGTTTGGTTTCTCCGGTCAAAAATGTTCTGCTTGCTCCCGGGCAATTGTCCATCAAGACGTCTACGACGAAGTGCTGGCCAAAGTAACCGAGAGAGTAAAAAACCTCAAAGTGGCTGAAGCGCGTGAATTCGGCATCGATATGGGTCCGGTGATCGACGAAAACGCCTACAAGAAAATCCTGGAATATATTGAGATCGGAAAACAGGAAGGCCGTTTGGTGATCGGTGGCGGAAAAGCCGAAGGAAACGGGTACTTCATCCAGCCGACGATCTTCGCCGATGTGGACCCGAACGCCCGGATCGCCCAAGAAGAGATCTTCGGTCCGGTAGTGGCGTTCATCAAGGCGAAAGACTTTGATCATGCGCTGGAAATTGCCAACAACACCGAGTACGGTTTGACCGGTGCCGTTATTTCCAGAAACCGCGCCAATCTGGAAAAAGCACGTGAAGAGTTCCATGTCGGCAACCTGTACTTCAACCGTAAATGTACCGGTGCTTTGGTGGGTGTGCATCCGTTCGGTGGCTTCAACATGTCCGGTACCGACTCCAAAGCAGGCGGACGCGATTACCTGCTCTTGTTCACCCAAGCCAAAGTGGTTTCCGAGTTGTTCTGA
- a CDS encoding proline dehydrogenase family protein, with protein MSFSRKVVLTIAGNPLVTKFVSKYGLKLGASRFVAGETLDEAVDIVKKLNEEGLVVTLDLLGESVTTEEEARQATDAIIEIFDAIAKNGVNSNVSVKLTQLGLDISYDFCLENMRRIAAKAKEKGNFVRIDMEDSPRVQQTIDLFKTLVQEYGKEHVGLVIQSYLYRSESDVKELGEMGVNLRIVKGAYKEPKDVAFPDKKDVDENYLKLVAMHLKNGCYTAIATHDENIINWTKRFVKENNIPDDLYEFQMLYGVRNGLQRQLVAEGYKVRVYTPFGKDWYPYFTRRIAERPANALFVLKSFFKD; from the coding sequence ATGTCCTTCTCACGTAAAGTGGTGCTAACAATTGCTGGAAACCCTCTCGTCACGAAATTCGTTTCCAAATACGGTTTGAAGCTGGGGGCATCCCGTTTTGTCGCCGGAGAAACATTGGACGAAGCGGTGGACATCGTCAAAAAGCTGAATGAAGAGGGCTTGGTCGTCACATTGGACTTGCTAGGAGAAAGTGTGACCACCGAGGAAGAAGCCCGGCAAGCCACTGACGCAATTATAGAAATATTTGACGCCATCGCCAAAAACGGTGTCAATTCCAACGTCTCCGTCAAGCTGACCCAACTGGGATTGGACATCAGCTACGACTTCTGTTTGGAAAACATGCGCCGGATTGCGGCCAAAGCCAAAGAAAAGGGCAACTTTGTCCGCATCGACATGGAAGACTCGCCTCGGGTGCAACAAACGATCGACCTGTTCAAAACGCTGGTCCAGGAATACGGGAAAGAACATGTGGGCCTTGTCATCCAGTCCTATCTGTACCGTTCTGAGTCAGACGTCAAAGAGCTGGGTGAGATGGGCGTCAATCTGCGGATTGTCAAAGGAGCCTACAAGGAGCCCAAAGACGTAGCTTTCCCGGACAAAAAAGATGTGGACGAAAATTATCTCAAGCTGGTCGCCATGCACCTGAAAAACGGCTGTTACACGGCGATCGCCACCCACGACGAAAACATTATCAACTGGACCAAACGGTTCGTCAAGGAAAACAACATCCCCGACGACCTTTACGAATTCCAGATGTTGTACGGTGTGCGCAACGGCCTGCAGCGGCAACTGGTGGCTGAAGGCTACAAAGTTCGGGTGTATACGCCGTTCGGAAAAGATTGGTATCCCTACTTTACCCGCCGGATCGCTGAACGCCCGGCCAACGCACTGTTCGTGCTCAAAAGCTTTTTCAAGGATTAA
- a CDS encoding SDR family NAD(P)-dependent oxidoreductase gives MRPVALITGASSGIGRAFAEELANRGYDLVLVARRTSLLQEVATSVEQRGAKATVITADLTNEDEVTRISQWITQHQIDLLVNNAGIGLYGPVIHTDAALEQALVRLHIQVPLALTRAALPDMIARKQGGIIQVSSSLAFFPTPYMAVYGAAKTFLLHYTEALAEELKGTGITVTVVCPGSTRSEFAERTGITQPYAVSAEQVVREALDGWEQQKTVVVTGIRNRWIARLPRILSRKAMRRLIAVFFRDRRPKR, from the coding sequence ATGCGACCGGTTGCTCTTATCACCGGGGCATCATCGGGGATCGGCCGCGCGTTTGCCGAGGAGCTGGCGAACAGGGGATATGATTTGGTGCTGGTCGCCCGCCGAACCTCCTTGCTGCAGGAGGTGGCAACCTCCGTCGAACAACGGGGGGCGAAGGCAACCGTAATCACGGCCGATTTGACCAACGAGGATGAGGTTACCCGGATCAGCCAGTGGATCACTCAGCATCAAATCGACTTGCTCGTCAACAATGCGGGCATCGGGCTGTACGGCCCCGTCATTCACACCGACGCCGCCTTGGAACAGGCGTTGGTGCGTCTTCATATCCAAGTACCGTTGGCTCTCACCCGTGCCGCTTTGCCCGATATGATCGCACGAAAGCAGGGCGGAATCATCCAAGTGTCCTCCTCTCTGGCCTTTTTCCCCACTCCCTACATGGCCGTATATGGGGCGGCCAAAACCTTTTTACTTCATTACACGGAGGCGTTGGCTGAGGAGCTGAAAGGCACCGGCATCACTGTAACTGTTGTTTGTCCGGGCAGTACCCGAAGCGAATTTGCGGAGCGAACGGGGATAACGCAGCCCTATGCCGTTTCAGCCGAACAAGTGGTGCGTGAGGCTCTTGACGGATGGGAACAACAAAAAACGGTCGTGGTGACCGGTATCCGCAATCGCTGGATTGCCAGATTGCCCCGCATTTTGTCGAGAAAAGCCATGCGCCGACTCATCGCCGTTTTTTTCCGTGATCGCAGACCGAAACGTTGA
- a CDS encoding LysE family translocator: protein MDPVHILYFLAVSVAITLMPGPDILFVIAQSMSRGKNAGIATALGLCTGLIVHTLAAALGVAAILHQSAIAFAVLKYAGALYLLYLAWQSAREGKATFDLPQAERRSHSALYRKGIFMNLLNPKVSLFFLAFLPQFVPPSAENAVWQMMLLGVLFLLQALAVFTAVSIFAGMIGQRWLRRPAVARHVNKVKAALFAILGIRLALMER from the coding sequence ATGGATCCAGTCCACATCCTGTATTTTCTCGCCGTTTCGGTGGCCATCACACTGATGCCCGGTCCCGACATTTTGTTCGTGATCGCGCAAAGCATGAGCCGGGGAAAAAACGCCGGGATCGCCACCGCTCTCGGCTTGTGTACCGGATTGATCGTTCACACGCTGGCTGCTGCACTGGGTGTTGCAGCGATATTGCATCAATCGGCGATCGCATTTGCCGTTTTGAAGTACGCCGGAGCGCTGTATCTGCTGTATTTGGCTTGGCAGTCGGCTCGTGAAGGAAAAGCAACGTTTGATCTGCCGCAAGCGGAACGACGTTCGCACAGCGCTCTCTACCGCAAAGGGATTTTCATGAATTTGCTTAATCCGAAGGTATCATTGTTTTTTCTCGCGTTTTTGCCGCAGTTTGTTCCCCCGTCCGCGGAGAATGCCGTATGGCAGATGATGTTATTGGGCGTCCTTTTTCTCTTGCAAGCTCTGGCGGTGTTTACCGCTGTCTCCATATTTGCCGGTATGATCGGGCAACGATGGCTTCGACGTCCGGCCGTTGCAAGACATGTCAACAAGGTGAAGGCGGCTCTGTTCGCCATTTTGGGAATCCGGCTCGCTTTGATGGAACGTTGA
- a CDS encoding SDR family oxidoreductase has protein sequence MENLFDLTGKTAVVIGGTSVLGSAMAVGLAEHGARVAIAGRNQKKAGTVLEQIEAAGGKGQAFFVEVTVKESIQELERSIREWAGGYHILINAAGVNASTPFFDLDMEEWDYIMSVNLKSVVMACQVFGKGMVESGNGGSIINISSVSSGPPLSKVFSYSVSKAGINNITQYLAREWAPHRVRVNAIIPGFFPAEQNRRLLTPERTEAIMRHTPMARFGNPEELKGTAVWLASEKASGFVTGALIRVDGGFGAMTL, from the coding sequence ATGGAAAATCTGTTTGATCTGACAGGAAAAACTGCAGTGGTGATCGGAGGAACCAGTGTATTGGGCAGTGCTATGGCGGTCGGATTGGCGGAACACGGCGCACGCGTGGCCATCGCCGGACGCAATCAGAAAAAAGCGGGGACCGTGTTGGAACAAATCGAAGCCGCAGGTGGAAAAGGACAAGCATTTTTTGTGGAAGTGACGGTGAAGGAGAGCATTCAGGAGCTGGAGCGTTCGATTCGTGAATGGGCCGGCGGATACCACATATTGATCAATGCCGCAGGGGTGAATGCATCTACCCCGTTTTTTGATCTGGACATGGAAGAATGGGATTACATCATGAGCGTCAATTTGAAAAGCGTCGTGATGGCTTGCCAGGTGTTTGGCAAAGGGATGGTCGAGAGCGGAAATGGCGGAAGTATCATCAACATCTCCTCCGTATCGTCGGGACCGCCGTTGTCCAAGGTGTTTTCGTATTCGGTGAGCAAGGCGGGCATCAACAATATCACACAATATCTGGCGCGGGAATGGGCACCTCACCGGGTCCGGGTCAATGCGATTATCCCTGGATTTTTCCCTGCTGAGCAGAACCGGAGATTGCTCACCCCGGAACGAACCGAGGCGATCATGCGCCACACGCCGATGGCGCGCTTCGGTAATCCCGAAGAATTGAAGGGCACCGCGGTCTGGTTGGCTTCGGAAAAGGCGTCCGGTTTTGTGACCGGCGCATTGATCCGGGTAGACGGCGGATTCGGGGCGATGACATTGTAA